A stretch of the Raphanus sativus cultivar WK10039 unplaced genomic scaffold, ASM80110v3 Scaffold2954, whole genome shotgun sequence genome encodes the following:
- the LOC130506166 gene encoding uncharacterized protein LOC130506166: MVDRLGLETTKHPRPYRLQWLDNKTELKVTEQVKISFSVGKYQDEVVCDVVPMQAGHILLGRPWQFDRATFHNGRTNYYSFKFKDRKYNLAPLNPSEVHELQAKMNKEDQTLSAQGTVLLMVLKECLSIGSSDTQLPKQAQAVLDKFQDLFPEEIPAGLPPIRGIEHQIDLVPGSALPNKPAYRMNPEETKELEKQVQDLMDKGYIRESLSPCAVPVLLVPKKDGSWR, translated from the exons ATGGTGGACAGGCTAGGTCTTGAGACAACCAAGCACCCTCGGCCCTATAGGTTGCAATGGTTagacaacaagactgagctgaaggtcactgagcaagtAAAGATATCTTTTAGTGTTGGTAAGTACCAAGATGAAGTAGTGTGTGATGTGGTGCCAATGCAAGCCGGTCACATCTTGTTGGgtaggccttggcaatttgatcGAGCCACAttccacaatggacgcaccaactactattcTTTCAAGTTCAAAGACCGCAAATACAACCTAGCACCACTCAACCCATCTGAGGTACATGAGCTACAAGCTAAGATGAACAAGGAAGATCAG ACCTTGAGTGCTCAAGGCACTGTACTGCTAATGGTTTTAAAAGAGTGTTTAAGTATAGGAAGCTCAGATACACAACTTCCTAAACAAGCTCAAGCCGTGCTAGACAAGTTTCAAGACTTGTTCCCTGAAGAGATACCAGCTGGACTGCCTCCAATAAGAGGGATTGAGCACCAAATTGATCTCGTTCCAGGTtctgctttgccaaacaaaccagcctATAGGATGAATCCGGAAGAGACCAAAGAGTTAGAGAAGCAAGTTCAAGACCTGATGGATAAAGGATACATCCGAGagagtctaagtccttgtgctgtGCCGGTTCTCTTAGTTCCCAAGAAAGATGGAtcatggaggat